Proteins encoded within one genomic window of Hermetia illucens chromosome 2, iHerIll2.2.curated.20191125, whole genome shotgun sequence:
- the LOC119649372 gene encoding uncharacterized protein LOC119649372, translating into MEYKNINSTGSALHTEFEQGPYIKIERVESVSWDTPASNVLKDEGNPCETRSGRRSKPLLTIVDGTFFKILPHKSTHKNLVVLCKKCECEVKGSRFSTTNFVLHLKRKHGKEALNEYELYKKSKSQQHVRVRSQENSNFTQRQFEGLFSRFVVNAMVPFRVVEDKYLRELFQTLNTDKYGLKVPSTYAVAKYTERMFESTKKTLKKLLSNVDYVCITADILSGKRRSFFMVTAHWITETFERKSAALACRRFRRPHTYERIAHKLLGIQQDFGLSSIKIAATVMENGSNFFKTFRSFGVDRALIEKHSSNVFVDDDEIDVQFDREESSSDSESFADAPQPNPGTESAASNFQSSPTQFSCFSHTLNLCCSTDLEAVIHQQTEFATTHKSVMGKCNALWTLATSPETSKILGDALGHTLSRPKETSWNSLYDSLRQILKAESRISQVYRFTITDQPLQLTDSDFTYIREYVECSAPLAELLDILHGEEDVYFGIVMPSLSSLKYKLQQLQQKQWIYCQPVIDCYLNSVQNRFAEFFNISTPLAETATIAAFANPHFKKRWLKCLDSFHHARLLQLFTNAVSECVRIKLEGTSSKAAAEGLAPKYRQFFDFGKEEDTNPNSESNSLAQMQICSYFVNQSLSFNVLNDYPAIKEVFFKTNTILPSSAPVERLFSFVSITNAPEANRLSDETFEMRVVLKANNYQFITN; encoded by the coding sequence ATGGAATACAAGAATATCAATTCAACTGGCTCTGCTCTTCATACCGAGTTTGAGCAGGGTCCATACATTAAGATTGAGAGAGTTGAAAGTGTGTCATGGGACACACCAGCTTCCAACGTCCTGAAGGACGAAGGTAACCCTTGTGAGACTCGAAGTGGACGTCGCTCCAAACCTTTATTGACCATCGTTGATGggacattttttaaaattctgCCCCACAAATCCACTCACAAAAATTTAGTAGTATTATGTAAAAAATGTGAATGTGAAGTGAAGGGGAGCAGATTCTCAACTACAAATTTCGTCCTTCATTTGAAGCGTAAACATGGAAAAGAGGCACTGAACGAGTATGAACTATACAAAAAAAGCAAGAGCCAACAGCATGTGCGCGTTAGATCGCAGGAAAACTCTAATTTTACTCAACGACAGTTCGAAGGACTTTTCTCTCGATTTGTGGTCAATGCAATGGTACCTTTTCGTGTGGTTGAGGACAAGTATCTAAGGGAACTATTCCAAACCTTGAATACAGACAAATATGGGCTCAAAGTGCCCAGTACCTATGCCGTGGCAAAATATACGGAAAGAATGTTTGAAAGTaccaaaaaaacattaaaaaagttACTGAGTAATGTTGACTATGTTTGTATTACGGCTGATATATTGTCGGGCAAACGACGGAGTTTTTTTATGGTCACAGCACATTGGATAACTGAAACTTTCGAAAGGAAGTCAGCGGCACTAGCTTGCAGAAGGTTCAGACGTCCTCACACCTATGAAAGGATTGCTCATAAGCTTCTGGGTATTCAGCAGGATTTCGGTTTATCTTCAATAAAAATTGCCGCTACGGTTATGGAGAATGGATCGAATTTCTTCAAAACTTTCAGGAGCTTCGGTGTCGACAGAGCATTGATAGAAAAACACTCGTCAAATGTATTCGTAGATGATGATGAGATTGATGTTCAGTTCGATAGGGAAGAATCATCATCCGATTCCGAGTCCTTTGCCGACGCCCCACAACCTAATCCTGGAACAGAGTCTGCTGCATCCAATTTTCAGTCATCGCCAACACAATTTTCTTGCTTTTCCCATACCCTCAACTTATGCTGTTCAACCGACTTAGAAGCAGTAATTCATCAGCAGACGGAATTCGCCACAACTCACAAGTCAGTCATGGGCAAGTGCAACGCTCTGTGGACGTTAGCAACAAGCCCGGAAACATCCAAAATTCTGGGGGATGCTTTAGGTCATACACTATCACGACCCAAGGAGACCAGCTGGAACTCGTTGTATGACTCGCTTCGACAAATCTTAAAGGCTGAAAGTAGAATTTCACAAGTATATCGTTTTACAATCACCGATCAACCTCTTCAGTTAACAGACAGTGATTTTACTTACATACGAGAGTATGTGGAATGCTCTGCTCCGTTGGCGGAGCTGCTGGACATCCTCCATGGCGAGGAAGATGTATATTTTGGAATTGTCATGCCCTCACTATCGTCCCTTAAATATAAACTTCAGCAACTGCAACAAAAACAGTGGATTTACTGCCAGCCCGTTATCGACTGTTACCTCAACAGTGTTCAAAATAGATTCGCtgaatttttcaacatctccacCCCATTGGCGGAAACTGCTACTATTGCTGCCTTCGCTAAcccacattttaaaaaaagatgGCTAAAATGCCTGGACAGCTTTCATCATGCAAGACTGCTGCAACTATTCACGAATGCTGTGAGTGAATGCGTCCGGATAAAACTAGAGGGGACATCCTCAAAGGCTGCCGCAGAAGGACTCGCACCAAAGTACAGGCAATTTTTTGATTTCGGAAAGGAAGAAGATACTAATCCTAATTCGGAGAGCAACTCTCTAGCTCAGATGCAAATTTGCAGTTATTTTGTCAACCAATCTTTGTCGTTTAATGTGCTTAATGATTACCCGGCAATAAAGGAGGTTTTCTTCAAAACTAATACGATCCTGCCCTCTTCTGCACCCGTGGAAAGGCTCTTTTCCTTTGTCTCTATAACGAATGCACCTGAAGCTAACCGGTTATCGGATGAAACCTTTGAAATGCGTGTTGTCCTGAAGGCGAATAATTACCAATTCATCACTAATTAA